Sequence from the Castanea sativa cultivar Marrone di Chiusa Pesio chromosome 12, ASM4071231v1 genome:
ttttttttgctaaatagttaAAAGTAAACATTCGTCCTCTTCTAATCCTAGAAGttgaaatattttccaaattaatCTTAATATTGTCACATATACCAAAGCTTCTACTTGATTGGTGGGTTCGATTTTGGCTTGACCCATAATTTAGCATGGCCATTGCCAGGTTCCCATTTCTCTCAACTTTGAATGAAGTAGTGTGTATGTGCATCCAAATTGACTACACTGGTTGGGCTGGTTTCCAGTTTGGGAGGATAGGATGCTAGCTCAATAAGTAatcatgtaaatataaataatctCATATTGTTTCTGTTTAACTGTTCTCGTAATCATTTATAGTACTAAGTGACGTTGAGCCTCAGTCAGGCCCCTCAATCGCTCTGTTACAATTTAccatattatatgtgtgtggtGTTTGCTTTTTACTCATGCAAGATGTTAAGTTCTAAGCTGTATGCTGTTTAGACAGGTCAAAGTACTCACAGTTTGCCAATCCAGAAGCATGGATAGCCTAGAAGGTAACATAATCTTTCACCCTTCTGTTTTGCATTACTTTTCCTGTTGCCCCTTTCATTGTTACTTCATATTATCCTCCTTCTGTTCATAAAAGTAAGGAGGATTGGGGGAATATATCTTAACAGAGTGGTCCTCTTCCAAGTATCTACATCAACCCCTAACCCCCCTTTCCCTAGGCCCTTgcttttttaacaaataaaaaacaagaaaaacagagaaaaataaatcaaactgtTGCTCCAcgaccaaaaaataattttgatactATAATCCAGCTCCACTGAGTGGTGGCTCAAACTAATCGGTATTTATTATGGAAATCCATTTTTTGCTATTTAAGCCTATCTATGGCTGTGTGGAGAAGTATTTTAATCAATCTTATGTTCTTTGATCTATATTATTAATACATGTAAAAATTCTAATGTTTATATTGCAGAAGAGGGAGAGGATTCCCAAGAAAAAGAGGGGAGATCATATGGTTCTCTTATGATTCAGAGATTAACTGGAAGTGAAGAAGGATGGATTGATCACATGCTTCAAGTGCGttgttttaccaatttgatGCTAAATCTTGCAACCATGTACATTGTCATGCACATGCGCATAATTATACTGCACATATATTTCTAATGATAACTGGGATTAGCATCTTGCATGGGTTAATTGTTAGAAGTCATTAAAAATGGGTAAGGTAGTACCAGTTCAACATACAAGGACCTAATCTGATCATTGGAGCAGCTATCTTGCCAGATTCTTTGTATTTATCCCCACCTTGTTGCATGCTAATCTTAAAACAAGGATATGGACATGGTGCTGTGTACCCAGCACATGTAGGTCTTAGACATGGCAGCATTAAGATAAATGACATGATGTGAATGTTAAGAGGGTTCAGATGGATGACTCGCAACATAAGGAAAATCAAATGAGGAGTTGAGATATTGATGCAAAGATTGGCATTGCATCAAACAAGGATAAGATGCGGGAGTCACCTCAGATGGTTCATTATGTGCAATGAAGATCTACAGATGCACTAGTGTAAAAAAGTTGATATAGGTGGAAGGAGTGTTAAGGGTAAGCCGATAaggggattaaaaaaaaaacgtgggtAGTAGTAAGAAGATTTCCAAAGAGTTAGCAAAGAACATGACTTTTGAAGTGCTGAAGTTGAAAAAGACTCATGTAATTGATATCAATGTTGTGATTAAGATTAAGTTGAACTTGAGTTGTATTTGCATGTTGAAATATGTTTTTCCAATAATAGTTTGATGTTGTTTGTGTAGGATAAAACATTTGAGCATCCATACTTACAAGCCCTTGGATCACATACGTAAGTACCCGCTTTCTACTTTCTAAAAGAAGtcattttatacataattttggTTGTGTCAACTATTGCTTGTTATTGGGCAAGTACTCACTATCTACATTGTGTGCAACTATTATCATCTGCCTTCCATCATTAACTTCTCGTTTGAACATTTGGCACAAAATGTTCATGCAATTAGCATGTAATGATTAATGTATCTGATCCCACCAACCATGTTTAAGCAACAACTATCACTATATTTCTTCTTATGTGTTTACATTTATTGGccttttttgcattttttcaaGCTATCCTATTCGGTTTTTATCTTATAATCTGTTTCTGCTAACCATAAGGTTTTCACAATGTCAATGATTACTATATACTTGCACTTGctaaaaagtttttcttttttcgtatCTCTTTCTTATTCTTACACCACAGAAGggttaaaatattttaacaaaatgtCAGATTGAGTTAAGGATATTTATgttcttagaaatttttttttttcatctgttCATAATCGTTTGATAAATTACACTAATCTTTTTCATCTGTTTGTaattgttaaattattgattatccCAAAAGTTTATGCTATTAGGATACGGtagatttaatcatttaaccatataCTTCTAACACTTTCCCTCACGTGTGAGCTGAAATTACCTTTTAATAGGTGAGGCACAACACGTGAGAATTTAAATCGGAGGTAGAATGGAGGAGATAGAGATCAAACTTAGGACCTCCCGCTcagataccatgttaaattaccgattgtcccaaaagatTAAGCTATGagaatatggtaaatttaatcatttaaccatataCTTTTAACAGTAATCTTGTTTTATGACTAAAGAAACTGAATTAATAACAGAACTAAAAAGAACAGATGCAGCACCGGCTTGAATTAATAACATGAGTACAACAGCAAAATCCGTAGGCAACAAATATTGTCGCAAATCCATAATTTCAgtcaaaaagaaagagattaagtTGCAGAATTAGAGAAAAAGATTagggaaaattacattttacaccATATATTTCTGGGGTTCTTTCAAATCAAACCCAATAATTGTGGTTTCAAAATAAATCctataatttcaaaagtttcaatttaaattgtGAAGTTTAAGACTCTTACAAATTAAACCTTATAGTTTTGTtagtttcaaattgaaatttggaCTTTTAAAATCGTATCACTTTAAACTCTGGGCCTTTCGAGTTTGATTTGGGGGTTTGATTGTGGTGTTTAAAACTTTAAtagttttcttctcttttatccCCATTCTTTGTAGTGGGGAATATAATAACAAACAAGTAACTTGAGCTTGCATGTTGTGTTGCTTTTGTACCTTgatcttattttaatttgtgaATCTTGGTATACAGAAACTATTGGAGGGATCATGATACCGCTCTTTTCATATTAAAACACTTGTATCGAGATATACCTGAAGACCCCAACTCACCTGCGGAATCTAGTGGGGGCAACTCAAAAGAAGAAAGTGGTTCCACAGGTTGGTCTGATCAAAGAGAGACTGTTGATGAAGAACTTCCATTAACATTCTCTGACACAGTTATGGTTagaaatttttcaagaaaagcCAAGAAGATTTGGATGAAGCGTTGATGATAGAAGCAGTATTCAAATTCTTGCTACACGCCTTTAGATGCATCATGCAAGTGCAATTGATGACAATAGAagcaatttttgttattatcatATGACTGCATTCTGGGCCAAATTATCTCATACTTTTAACATTGCGGAAAGTCCTGAAATTTATGATTGTGTCATGATGCGATGGGAATGATAGTCAAAGTTACAATGAAAAGGATATGCCAGTCCACACCAGGGCTCACCCTTGAAATGTTGATTGAGAATGAGGGGAGTGGGTTAGTTATGCTATGTAGCAGAGTAGCAGTTGGTTAAATGAAGTATACTTGAAACTAATCCCTATGGGATTTAGGTGAAATCAAATGGACATATACAAATAGTGTATAGTGTTGTTCAAAAAAACATGTAGACAGTGACACAATAGAATGATATAGAATGGTGTTAAtggaactctctctctctctctctctctctggtgaTGAGAATTGCAAAAGATGGTGTAAATTTGTAGCTTTATTGTATAAAATTACTCCTTTTGTGGTGATTTTTTGAGCTATCAAATGGAATAATGTTGTGGTGTGTAACTTTAAAAATCAATTCACTATATTGAAATACTTTTTTATCATGTTGATATTTTGCTACAAGCCGACATATTGATAAATAAGGTTGAGCAAATTGTTGCTTAAGATGATTGGCAACTAGTAGTGGTATAAATCCTGGCTACGAACCCACCAAGGCTGATTTGTGCATTAAAAAATCATTGCAAAGAGATCAAGTCATGGGAAGAACATCCATggttcaaacgaaaaaataaaataaaataaaggtttaATATCATTCCAAAAATGTACTATTATAAAGTTGTCAAACCCTCCAACATGGGCGTTATGTTATGTTTAGTACTTCCTACTGACAAACTGAAATCTTTTTGCTAAATCACCCTACTCTAGCTAAGAGTAATAGTTAATACCTACGCTTAATACAAACTCCCTCCTAACACTAAAAACATCTAGCTAATATTGATTGATATGTATTGTAAGGTTCGTATTTAAGACTTAAATACAATTCTTTAGATATTGTAAAAAAGTGTCATCTTCTTTTgataacaattaaatttaaccatGTAACTagattctcaagaaaaaaaaaaaaaatcatttgtgtAACTTAGTCTTCTCGAAGAGATGGAAAAGCATAGTTTGAACATGGCGGAACATCCACACTGCCACGAAATCTTCATGCTTACGCAGATTATGTTTTTGGCAAAATGTGTTCCACCCTTCCTTGAGAACATAAACCCTAGACTCCCAAAGTTTGAACGTCATTGAGTGTTCCTTattatgtcatacataatgATAGGAATTCCATTATCAACAACTTTGTTCTTGTTTAGCAATGGTAAGAGAGTCTTCGACATCTAGTTTGTTCAGGGACAGCTTGCTTTGGTCACCCCTTACATAACTGAATGCCAATTGCTTCTCAAAAGGCTTAGAGCATGCTCTTATGAGGCTGTTGAGGCGTGGGAATGGTGGGAAATCTGGGGCCTTGCAGGAATAGGCTTTCATGGACAAGGTTATTAACCATGGTTTTCTTTGGAAACATTGAATGGGTTCTGGCATGCTAGTATTTGCTACATGTTGCTTATGCCTAattctttggtttttgatttCATGCAAAGCTATGGCAAATTTCTCATCCAGCAATTGGCATGCTTTATGTGAAGAAGAATCATGGCAGCTTTGTCTTCCTCTCATTGAATTTGTGACGGAAGTCAATGCCATTAACATATCCACTCAACCTTATTTTCCCCATAATTTAATTTCAGTATCTAAGTTTATATGAGGAAAGGAGTACGTCTACAAGACTAATATAGTAATAGGATGAAAAAGGGTTCATCAAACTATTATTCAAATTGTGTGCTCACTATTGTatccatgaaaaaaatttgtgggttctccaaaaatattatttaattcgTTTTAACAATTTTGCTATAAAGAGGGGCAGTAGGgtgttaaataatttttagataaaatggaaactttattttattattatcatcaatcATAAGATGTACAGAGTTGTAAGAGCataattatttatgaaaaaagaaaatagaggtgTGAATGCATTGGAATAGgttggattttgttttgtgtttttttaaaagccaaCAATTTCACATGTTGAGAATTCAACTCAACTTGATTCATAGGGAACATGTAGGGTTGGGTTGGTTCGTTAGAAGTTAGAACCATTTTGTTAGgcctaataaaaaattttggttttcattCACCAATTTAAAcccctttttttaataaataattacaatttcATCTAAAATGAAACTCAAAATACTAATATAGCCCGaacaaacaaatttaaattaagtaataaagtctaaagaggtttaaagtctGTGCTATGTATTTAAGAGTTAGACCCTTTTGAAAATACACCAATGtcagtttttttaaaaccttctcCTCACTCTCCATGTGTATGTATTAAAacacttagtatttttttttttttaaatgataggtatataaaatctaaaacaaaatgaatTAAAGAGTTTAtacatatattgttttttaaagtATTAATTAATAGCGGGTTGGATCAGgttatttggattgaaatttttgtcaacttttcaACCTGATCcaactcaagtttcaaaaaataaggACCCAACCAAACCCTTCAACCCACAAAAATCAAACCCTGATGTTGGTTTGGATCAGGTTCTTCAAGTTGTTAAAGAAGAATAAACAAAAGAACTACAAAACTcagaaataatagaaaaaaattcaCACGGATGTTAATGTTTTACACAAGCTAAATTACATACAAATTACAACACAAAAGATGAGCAAATCCACGGTTGAACCAGTAGCAATCTTCCAACAAACTACCACAAAGGCATCTTGGAGTtcaaacttttacatttattacAGACAAATAAGAAACAAAGTCTTGAGTATTAATATATTGAACAATAACCAGAATACCCAAACAGTATTTAGAATTGGAGCTCCTAACAAAACATAATCCTTTTGAAGCAAACAAGGCAAACCCATAATCTTCAGCATCATTCTGCCACgagtaaaaccaaaaaaaaaaaaaaaaaaaacagagacatGGCTTATTAAAACTGACAAATTCATGTTCCAAACCACAAATAATAAGACATCATAGCCAAACCAAATCTAAGATAGCTCAATACATACAATTGAAAGTCACAAGCAAGATTAGGATTATTGACATGCATGGAGGACACATAAtgaaaaaacccagaaaaagtCAGCGTTGCATAATTCACAATCTTGTATCTTCCAATCACACATCATTCATAGAGGACTTTCTTGGAACATATGGTGGGCATTACTCACATACAGAACATGCCTACAAACACACATTACACATGCATACACAccaaaatacattttaaaaacaGTATTTTAACACAAGATCTAGAAGCTAATTCATTCTATTTCAAAGAATTTGATGTATTTATTAGTTTATGCCAAGATGGTAACTAAATCAAACTCCAAGCAATCAAGCAATAGCAAGCATTGTTAGGCATGAACATGGTTACTTATTTATCATGTCAGAAACCATTAGtttcaaaaacttaagctattaCAAAGTGGATAAATAATATAAGTTAAgcatatataaatttgttagTGAAATAACTTAGATGAAgcaaagctttttttttggggggggaggggggtttaGATGAAAGATAGAAATGAGCGATAAACAttcatgaagaagaagaagaagaagaagaagaagaaaaacatagaGAATTGAGAAGCTACCTTCATGAAACATTCCCGAATTACTACCAAATGTAGATCTTTGGGATGCACTGCAACACTAAataacaaagagtaacttatgAGTTATGTCTAAGAGTATGATAACAAATTCAAATAGATATTGCTAACTTAGGTAATACAAAGTATCAAGTTGTAGTTCCAATCACATAAAAGAAGACATAAACAAAATTGTCAACATGTATTAGTTGGAAATTATGACTTGGATCAGTCATTTCTCTTCTTGAGCTTATGACAACCTAACAATGAGGAATGCAGTAAAGATACAGTTAAAGCAAGAGATTTGCTACCCAAAAGAAGAATTggaaaaacagagaaaaattGGAAATCTCCTTAAGAATTTATATGTAACTCAAGGATTTTTAACTAGGACTCAAGAACCATAGGTTAATGGCCAAGATGCATCAATAAAGGGAAAATAATTGAATTGTGattatacttatcaaaaaataatcacatcTCATTCATATAGGAATTGCGAACTTAAGAGCATAGGGTCTAAAACAGAAACTAATAACTTTTTTCTTAACCTAATACAACCACTTTTTCATGCATGATGCATAGATATAGAAATGGAGAGAGACTGTGCGTCTTCTGGCTATTTGTTTTTGCATCTATTGGGTACTATGGTTAAGAGTCGGTGCAAAAAGAAAGTATGACCTAACTCCTAAAAGCATCTTCCCAAAAACAAGGCACTACTCCCCCTCCCCTACATGATCTCCTCAAAATAATATTGTCTTAGCCTAAATGGTAGGGGAACACTATGAGGAAAATACGAGGGTACATAAAGTCaagaaaattatttcttaaCTTATATGCTGCTTCTCAAATGGATAGTAGTATGTACAAACGAGTACAAGGGGCATCAATGAAAAGACATAGGGAGCATGTgccaagctaaaaaaaattaccgaAGACATCCTATCTTAAATTAGACTATAAATCTATGAACTCAGTGTGGCAGACTAACAATGTGAGCacttaagagttaaaacatccTATTATCAAtggcaaaataataataataaaaaaagaagaagctattaTTAATCAATGTATTTCATGAGGACTAGTTCTCAAATTATATAAGAAGCAAAGTATGCACTTAGAAGTTAAAAACCAAAGATTTATATAAACAAATCATAGGCTAACATGTGGCTTACTAAAATAGACCAAAATGTGGTTCCAAACCACAAAAAGACATCATAACCAAACCAAATCTAAGAACCTCTATACAtagaattgaaaattatatGCAAGCTTAGGTTTATCAACACCCATGAAAGGCGCATAATGAAAAGTCCAGTAAAAGTCATGGGGTTACATAAGTCAAAATCTTGTATCTTCCAATCACACAACACCCAATCACCCATAGAGGACTTTCCTCAAACATATGGTGGGCTTGACATACCCACAAACAAAATACACCTAAATACATTTATATAAACAGTATATTGAGTCAGGCCCAGAAACTAATTTTATCTATTGCAAGgaattttttaagttattttttatttttctattccaAGATGGTAGATAAAAACAAACTCCAAGCAATCAAGCAATAGCAAGCATGATTCTGTCGTGGGTAAAAAAACAGAGATATGATTAAGTACAATTAATCGTTGGAacagattatttatttatgatctTAAAAGCCATTACTTCAAAGAAGTAGCTTAAATGATAAAATGAATGCAACCATTCATTAAAGGTTAAAAGTGGAAGTATATTGAACTGAAAAGTTACCTTCGTGAAACATTCCGAATTAGTCCCAGATGTATAGCTCTGGGATGTGCTGGACTTTTCGAAAATCCTCGTTGCCAATTCGATTTTCAAGTTCCATTGGGACAGATCGCAACTCTAGTCGTTGGAGATTTTGAAGGTATTCAATTCCCAAGGGCACTGTCTTTAACTCCATGCAGCTGGTAATATATAGTGATTTCAGATTTGGCATCACCCCCTTTTCTATTATTATCTCATTCAATTGAGGAAAATTACgaatatataatattgtaaGCTTAAGAAAGCCTGTATTGAAACATAGCTGTCTTCCAATATAGGCATTAGTAAGTGCAAGACTTCCCAAATTGGGCAAAGCAGCGATGTGAGGGAGTAGATCTTCTTCAAGTCTCGACCAATGCAGAAACAAATATGTGACGCTTTGAAGTGAAAGAAACCACCGTGGCACCTTTTCTAGTTTTCCAGCCAAAATAAGCAATCGAAGCTTGGGTGGAGCTGAGAGTGAATCCATTCGGAGAGTTTCGTCCTCATTAGTTGCCATAATAAACAAGTAGCGCAGTAGTTTCATGTTTTGAATTGAGAGACATAAGTCCATCTCATCTGCTTCTTTCACATTTGAAATACCGATCCTAGTAAGTTGGGTCATGCCACGAATCTGTTGCACCAAGTCACCATTTGATTCAATAGCGGACACCGACTGCAAATTCGTTAGTCTATTGATATTTGATGGCACGTTTGTCCCATTAACATATCTGAAATCGTTCATATTCCAAGTGTATCGATACATAATTAGATGCCGCAAGTTTTGCAAATTCCCGATTCCACGAGGAAGGGCCTCTATCTGTGTGTCCCTGATGTCCAAGGTTTGAAGATTTAGGAGCCTCCCTATGGAATTTGGGAGCCTCTTAAGTAAAGTTCCtcttaaattcaaatacttcaagTTAAAGAAGTTGCCTACTTCATCAGGTAATTCATCAATAGGGACATCCTGCAAATCCAGGACCCTTAACATTTTACTTCCAGAAGGCAATGTTTTGCAGTagttaaaaacaagaaaagaccGAAGCTTTGACATGCCCATGAACGATTTTAGTTCTACATCCGTTTTGTGAATTGACATGCGGCGTGCTTTGCATTTTTCCATCGCTTCTCCTCCATCATGTATAACACCAAAAGATTGTTTCTCTGATATTGACAAAGCAACATCACGCATAAGGTCATGCATTTTACATGCTTTTGGCCTTCCAAATTCATTCCTGTATACAACTTGAAGCATGCTTCGAAAAATGAGTTGTTCTAGATAGCTATCTGCAACTTCTTCTGGAGTGAACCCTTTAACTTGTTCTACAAATCCTTCTGCCATCCATAGTTTAATGAGCCTCTTTCTTCGAATCTCATAATCTTCTGGGAAAAGGGAGCAATATAAGAAACAATGCTTCAATTGATGGGGCAAATCCTTGAAACTAAGCAACAAGATGGTCTTCACCATTTCTAGCTCAGGATTGTTATTTAGACTCCAATTCAAGCTTTTGTAAATGTAAGTCCATTGAGACTCACTCTTGGAGTACATAAGACTTCCCAAAGCCGCTATTGCAAGAGGTAGGccttcacattttctcacaagTTCTTGAGCAAACGAAACAAGGTCAGGGGGATAGCATCTATTAGAACTACTCGAGAACGCTTTCTTGCAAAAGAGATCCCATGCCTCATCCTCTTCCAATGGTTGAATATGATAGACCTGCTTAGTAACTTCAAAATTGAAGCTAGCTACATTTTCTTTTCGAGTTGTAAGGATGATACTGCCCATATGACAATTATCAAGAATAGACAACTTTATTTGATTCAAGATACTTGTATCCCACACATCATCCAAGACAAGTAGATACCTTTTCTCCTTTAAATAGTCCACTAGCATTTCTACTAACTCTATGTACTTCATGGAAGTCAAGTCTTTAGGATCCGCTTCATTCATTGACTTGTAAAATCTCTTGACCATGCTCCTCAATAAATCTTCTAATTCATATGCTTGAGAAATTGTGATCCACGCACAACATTTGAAATGTTTCTTTACATCATCATTGTTGTAGGTGTTGGCAACTAGTGTGGTTTTGCCTGAACCTCCCATTCCAACTATCGAAATGACAGTTTTGTCTACTCCATCCATCAACCATCCcattaactttttccttttcttttcaatccctacaagtttttcttctttaaaaaaaagagctgATTCAGCATGCTGCACCAGCCATTTTTGATTATCTTTAGAACTAGTTCCCTCTATATGATTAATATCATATCTCTGGTTTCTCTCTCATATGCCTTTGATTTTCCCATTGATTTTTTGTATCTTGGTGGCTGTTTGATGCCTCACCCAGAGATTCTTTGGAAAGTAAATGGTGTGGTGAAGGATCCGGGAAGATCGACCCCTGATTCGCTGGTAATTTATGTGATACATGAACTCATCAATAATGTCTTCGACATCATATGCCATGTCTCTCACACTTGCCACCCAAGTTTTCTCTCCTTCACTCCCTACTCCCTTTCTATCAGCATCTACTAAGAATGATCGCATGCTTTTCAACTCCTCTTTGATATCTTCAATTGCATCACGAGTCCCCCATAACAACGATGCTTCATTTGCAAGGATTGAAATGATATTGTCAATCAATAGTTCCACTACAGCCTGATCCATTTTTAACTTCACAGTTCAAACTCCCCTTCTACGTTAGTCACCAAGTTTTTGGGCTTCCCTTTTACCAATTATATCACATCAAAGAGAAAGATAGTGCTATGCTTTGACTTATAGCTAACCGATCCAAGGATACCTACACAAAAAAGAATAGAGGTGAGAAACATAATGCATGAAGGTATTCTAATTCTCAAAAAAGTGTAGCAATACGTTAGCTGAGtttaagaatgatttttttttgggtgaagtGGTGTAGACGCATAGATTTCGCTCATCAACGTTGACTTCAATTAGCAAAGGTCATATAACTCATAAGGATTAGAATTTCATAAATACAATGATCTTTgtatttatctaaattaaaaaatgatagataTTACTATTTGTCGGTGAcaacattttcaataattaaaatatatatcatcGTTTCCATATGGTCTGTATTTATACACCAACATGTTGTCTAATTTGTCTGGTCAACAATGGAAGAATGTGTACAActgcacacttttttttttcttagaagaGTGTACAGCTGCacatttatattagtttttttttttaattgaacaaTAATGGTAAGGGAAGGTGAGGATACCAGTAAATGTTTATGAAGATTTATTAACAACTAAAATGAAATAACGTATAATCTgataaaagaattagaaaattaTATAGTTTATGGACCaacattttgacattttttatttcttttgaaaaaaaataattgcaaatttctaaaatattattcttatcttttctaaaatatcattcttatctacacaattaaaaattttgaacaaattatTACTTTATGATAATCACATTTATTCTCAAGTAAAGATATTAAAAAACATcgacaaaaatataaattttagcaTATAAGACTTGTTCAAGTGAAAATTAAatcacttctcaaaaaaaaaagtgaaaattaaatCATTAACAAGATgaagtttaataaatttgtttttgatttgCTTTGTAAGAGATGATTTGCAATTTACATTTCAGTTTTCCTTGATCTATTATTTCTATATTAAGAAACCTTAGAGTCATGTTTCCATGAGGGtaccaatttattttaattgttttgaaaCTTCCCTCCttcaacaaaaatctcatatcaAACTCTGAGAATTTCATTTTATACTCCATTATTTATAGCATATAatatgttagatttttttttttttttttaagtgtgattGTATAgtgtatacaattttttttaatacaaaatagaaattttactttaacctaatctaaatgtatacgTGTGTAAAGCTCCCTTCTAAAGACTTGAACTCCAACCCTTAcccttacaaaaaaatttgtacttGTAAGGTAACTATCGTGCTAAGAGTACTCAGTGTATAGTGTACACAATTGGTGGTGCATAAAGTTAGGATTGATGATTATTTTTTCCACTTTATCATTAATTGATCAAacaatttggcatttttttcttttcaatttttttttatagagaatttcaacctatgtcATCCACTCctcatgataactctttatcatcaaaccaaaataccaaataagtttttagtgtagACGGAGATTGaatcccaaatctcttattcaaccatcagagactttatcgTTTGAGCTAATTGGAATTCACTATTTTCAAACTTGATAATAAAAGCATTGCCAATATTCAATTTAAAGATAGATGTAGAAACCTAGGAGATCTAaaagaacaaataataaaaaaaatatagaaacaaATGCTAataaatgcttttaaatatttataatatgcCAATACAATGGCgaaatattttaaagaataaactTACTTGAAAATTTCACTTGAATATTTTCTTTCCACTTCAAGAGCTTACGTACAAGAGGACTTTACAATAAAGAAATACAGGCATTGAGGATCGCAAATGAGAAATAATATCAAGTCAGTTTTCTCC
This genomic interval carries:
- the LOC142619582 gene encoding phospholipase SGR2-like, whose protein sequence is MIQRLTGSEEGWIDHMLQDKTFEHPYLQALGSHTNYWRDHDTALFILKHLYRDIPEDPNSPAESSGGNSKEESGSTGWSDQRETVDEELPLTFSDTVMVRNFSRKAKKIWMKR